Below is a window of Synechococcus sp. RSCCF101 DNA.
CGCCTCCGCTGGGGGCCAGTGGGCTCGAGGTGTTGGCATTCAGGGTGCCGCCGCTCACCGAAAGTCCGATGGTGCTGCCGCCATCAAGTGAGAAGCCGGTGTCCAGTGTCAGCGTGCCGCCTGATGTCCCCAGCGTGCCGTTGCCTGAAGCGGAACCCGACAGAACGTGCGAGCCGGCGCTGATGTTCAATTCTGTCCCAGGGGAGAGATTGAACGTGCCGGAGCTTGTTCCGCCGCTCCCTCCCAGGTTGACGGTCCCTCCGTTGATGTTGAATACGCCGGAATTGGTGAAAGCGAGGTCGCCGGTGAAGAGTCCCGACGCCACCTCCATTGTGCCCGCGCCCGTTTTGTTCAGGATTCCAAGATTGTTGAAGCTCCCTGTGATGCCGCTGTCGTGGTCCAAGACGACAGAGTTGCCGGTTGTGGCATTGAATGCGAGGCTGGCGCCAGCTGCATTGAGGAAGGTGGCGCCGTTGTTGATGTCCAGCTGAGCGCCGGAGGAGAACACCGATGTGCCGCCAGCGTTGGTGTGGGTGAGGGTACGTCCATCCAGAGCTGGATTGCCGGAGATGGAGATCGGTCCCGACACGGTGAGATTGCCTGTTCCCGTGATGGTTCCACCGCTCCAGGTGTTGTTGCCCGAGAGGGTGATGTCTCCGCTGCCCGTCAGCGTTCCACCGGACATGGAGAAGCCGTTGAGGTCGTTGTAGGCGCCGTCGACCGTCAGCGATGTGGTGGCGAGAGACGTGGTTCCGGTTTGGAAGGTGGTGTTGCTGGCCACGACAGCCGCGCCGTTGATGACGGTTGGCCCATCTGTTGCCGGATCTCCAGTCAGTGCTTTGGCTGTACCGCCCATGAGATCCAGGGTGCCGCTGGACCACTGGAAGGTCTCTCCGCCTGAGCTGTTGTCAGCATCGACGATGAACTCCACATTGAGTGGATTGGTGGTTGAGGTGATGTCGGCAGCCAGCTGAATGTTGCCGTCCGCGAAGAAAACCAGCGTGGCGCCTGCGGAGCCTGCCGTGGTGCTGATCGGCGCGAGGATGCGGATGTTGCCGGCGGGTGTGGACGGGGCGCCCTGAGTGTCCACGGTCACCGTGCCACCCAGATCTAGAGCTGCGTTCAGGGTGCCGACGCTGAGTTGGCTGTTGGTCGTGCCGGGACCATTCCCGAAGTACGTTGGGCCCGTGACGGGTGTGATGAATGAGTCGGTTGTCCCGGCGACGATGTCGATGTTGTAGGGATCAATGAGCCACGTGCCTGCGTTGCCGTTGGTTGCGGAGATATCCGGAGCCTGGGTGACGGAGAGGAAGCCGGCGGAGGTTTCAATGAAGCCGCCGTCACCGGAGTCGGTCCCGCCTGTGGCGGAGAGCTGCGCATCGATGGAGGCGACGTCTGAGGCATAGAGGATCAGCTCACCGCCATCGCCAGCGGTTGTGGCCTCAACGCTGATGGTGGTGTCGGCACCGGCCGTGAGGGTGGAGGCATTGCGGATGGAGGTGTCCTCACCGCGCCGTCCGCCACCGATCCGAACGGTGCCGCCTGCGGCGGTGCCACTGGCATCGATGGAGCTGGCGGCCAGGGCGATGGCGTCTGCTTCCAGGAGGATCGAGCCGCCGCGGGCCTGGGACCCTGAGCCGTTGGCGGTGAGGGTGGCGCCGGTGAGGGTGAGGGTGTCTGCGGCCTGGAGCGTGATGGCCCCGCCGGCCGGTTCTGCTGCATCCGCTGTTGTTGCCGGTTCGGGTTCGTCTGCCGGTTCCGCAGCGGCCGGGATGTCTGGTGTCGTTGCCTCGGCGCTGCCGCCGGCCTGTGAGACGAGCGTCGTGCTGCTCTCTGTTGCTGGAGCCGTGGGCTCAGGGCTGAGGCTGGTTTGAGTGGATGTGTTGTCTTCCTGCTGGAGCAGCGGATCTGGCGAAGCGGGATCGGTGGCCTCTCCGATGGCCTGATCCATCTGTGTTGCCAGACCGGTGCTCTGCAGCGAGGGGCTCCATGTGCTGGCGGAGGAGGAGTCGGTGGCGATCTGTCCGCTGTCCGTGCTGCCGGAGGCATCCAGGCTGCCGCCGGTGATGGCGATGTCGGCCCCGCTGATGCGGATCGTGCCGCCCGGCGCTGGGGCGTCTGCGGTGTCCGGTGCGGCCGGGGCCGCGTCGTTGCGAGCCGAGCCGTCCGTTTCGGTGCTGCTGCCGGGGAGACTGCCGGAAGGGTCAGGGTCAGGGTCTGTGGCTGCGCTGGCCTCGGCGGTGGACGGTTGGGTGTCCAGCTGTGGAGTGTCCTGTGGCTCGGGCTCGGGCTCGGGCTTGGGCTCGGGCTCGCCTGTGCTCACCGTTGTGGAGGCGTCGGGTTCATCGGCGCCGGGGGCGGTCTCGGTCTCTGCTGTTGATGGGGTGGTCTGGCTCGACTCTGTGGATCTGCCGTTGTCCTCTGCGGCCGTTGCGGTCGCAGAGGCATCGGTGCTCTCTGCCGTGGTGTCGGCGTCGGCGGTCTGTGTGGTGTCGTCTCCGCCTGCTCCGCCGGGGAGGGGGAGGGAGCCATCCCCCCCGATGGCGGTCAGATCGGAATCGCTGAGGTTGACGCTGCCCGTGGCGGCGATGGAGATGGAGCCGCCGGCGGTGGCGCCACTGGCGTTGATGGAGCTGGAGGCGATGACGATGTCAGCCGCATCGATCGACACCGATCCACCGCTGCCGATGTCATTGCTGACATCGAGGCTGGAGGACTCGAGCGAGACGGAGCGTCCGGCCAGGGCGATCGTTCCGCCGTCTGCGGAGAGGCTGCTGGCGTTAAGGAGGAGATGACCGCCCTGTGAATCGAGGAGGAGGGAGTGATCAACGGTGAGCAGGCCATCGTCGATGGTCAGGTCTCCGTTGGCCGAGAGGCCGATGGCGGAAAGGCTGGCGGGATCGGTGCTCAGGCCAGGTGAGCCTGGGATGGGGATGCCGCGGAGACCGGCGACCTGTGAGGCGGTGCTGCCGTAGACGTCAAAGAAACCGGAGCCGACGGCGAGTGTGGTGGCGGTGCTGAGCTGGAGTGTGGCGACGTTGGTGAAGCCGCCACCGGCGGTGAGGGAGATGCCGCCGGGAGAGAGCCAGAAGAGATTGCCCTTGCTGGAGAGGGCGACCATCTTGTTGATGAAGCTGCCGGCGGGATCGATGACGCCGACGATGACGTTGGAGAAGGAATCGTTGTTGATCGAGGCACCGCTGATGGAGCCGCGTGTATCGAATTTTTCGAAGCGGTGAAAGAGGTTGCTGCCGGCGCCGGTGCCACCGGTGATGGAGCAGTGACCGGCGGTGCAGGAGCCGTTGCGGATGCCGTTGATGACCGAGCCGAGACTCTGGAGGCCGGAGGCCCCCTTGATCTCACCGGCCCGGGCGACACCGCTGCCGAGGCTGGCGGCCAGCAGCAGCGGGGCCAGACCGACGGGAATGGCCAGGCGCTGCAGGGTCTGCCGGCTGGCCAGAGTCATCGCTGCAGCCCCTGCTCAGGGGAGCGTCACATTCGCTCAGGGTATGTGCGTCCAGCTGAAGCGACTGTGACGGCCGCGTCTTCTTCGCTCGGGCGATCGCCTCAGTAATTCGCCCCGCTGCGCCGCTGGTGCACGGCCGTGGTGCCCTCACCATCGAGCACCTTGCCCTGGCTGGCCTGGGCGTAGATCAGCCAGTGATCGCCGCATTCCATTCGCTGCTGCACGGTGGCTTCCAGCCAGGCCAGGGCTTCGGGGAGCACCGGCTGGCCGTTGGCCGTGCTCTCCAGCTCCAGGCCGGCGAAGCGATCGGCGCCGGGGGGGAAGGGTTTGAGGAAACGACGCATCGTGCCCGATTCCCGGCCGGCCGCCAGCAGGTTGAGGGCGAAGCGGTCGCCCACGTGCAGCAGGGCCTCCACCGCTCGCTCCCGGGCCACGGCCACGGTGAAGCCCGGCGGGGTGAAGCTGGCCTGGCTCACCCAGCTGGCCACCATCGCGCCGCTCAGGGCCTGATCGCCCTCGCCCTTGCGGGCCGTGAGCACGGAGAGGGAGCCCACCACCCGGCCCAGGGCCTGCATCGCCGGGTCGCTGCTCACCTCCTGCAGGCCGCCGCCGCCGCGCCGCTGCTGGCTGAGGTTGCGCCGGCGCTGCTCGGCCCGCAGCTGGCGGGCCAGGCCGGTGCCGGTTTCCTCGATCGTCTTGATCGCCGGTGCATCGGGGCTGAACTTGATCCGGATCGGGTCGAAGGCGAAGCGGAAGCCGCCATCGCGCAGCTTGCTCTCCAGCAGATCGATCGCCTCGCCGCTCCAGCCGAAGCTGCCGAACACGCCCACCGGCTTGGCTCGGTCGCCTTCGGCCAGCACGGTGCCCAGCGCCGCCACGATCGGCGTGGGGGCATGGCCCCCCAGCGTCGGTGAACCGATCAGCAGGGCGTCGCACTGGCGGATCGCACCGAGCAGCTGCTCGGCCGGGCTGAACTCGCAGTTGATGCTCTCCACCCGCACCCCCGCGCGGGACACGCCCTGGGCCAGGGCATCGGCGATCGCGGCCGTGTTGCCATAGGCGCTGGCGAAGAGCAGCGCCACCGAGAGCTGAGAGCGCTCCTGGCTCTCCCCCCAGCGCCGGTAATCGGCCATCAGGCTGCGCCAGCCCTCGCTGATCGCCGGGCCATGGCCGGGGGCGATGGTGCGGATGTCGAGCTCCTCGAGCCGCTCCACCACCGCTTCCACCTGGCGGGCCATCGGCGCCATCAGGCAGTCGTAGAAATAGCGGCGATCCTCCTCGTGCAGGCCCGGGCTGCGCTCCTCGAAGCGTTCGGCGGCCACATGGGCGGCGAAGAACTTGTCGCTCATCAGCAGGCCGCTGCTCTCCTCAACGGCCACCAGCCCGCCCGGCCAGCGCGGTGTGGGCACCGGCAGCAGTGTCAGGCGGTGCCCCGAGGCCAGATCGCGGCTCGCGTCCTGCTTCACCACATCGATTGGCGGGAGTGGCGGCAGCTCAGGCGCCTCTGCCGCTTCCTGACCGGGAGGCGCCGGCCGGCGCAGCGACCAGAGCTCCTGCAGCAGGCGGGCGCCGGCATTGGAGGCCACCAGCATCAGGCCGGGCCAGCCGCGGGCCAGCTCCTGCAGCAGCGCCACCCGGTTGGGATTCACGTGGCCCACCACCACCTTGAGGGCCGCATCGGCCGGCACGCGCCGGCGCAGTTCCTCCAGGAAGGGCCCGGCGAAGGAGGCGCCGGGCGGATGCACCAGCACCGGCGGCATCGGCTGGCCCGCGTCGGTCACGCCGGCTTCGAACAGCACGGCATTGGCGGTGGTGCCCCGCTCCAGGCCGTACTCCACCTCGAAGCGCAACCGCTTCGGGCTCAGCCCCCGCAGGCAGACCATGCCCGCATCGATCGGCAGCGCGATGACGCTGCGGTCGCCGCCGCTGCTCATCAGTAGTGGTTGCCCACCTTGCGGTGGTGCACGGCGGTGCTGGCCTGGGTGTCGGCCACATTGCCCCGCTCCACCACCGCATAGATGATCCAGTGGTCCGGCCCCTCCATCCGCTGGGCCACGCGGCAGTCGAGATAGGCCAGGGCCTCGCTCAGCACCGGCCCGCCCGCGGCCACGCCTTCGAGCAGGTTCACACCCGCGAAGCGGTCGGCACCCGGCGGGAAGCGGCGCAGGAAGTGACGCAGCAGGGCCTGGTGGTTGTCCTGCCGCAGCACGTTGAGCACGAAGCGATCGCCCACCTGCATCAGGGCCTCGATCGCACGGTCCCGCGCCACGGCCACCGTGAGCCCCGGTGGATCGAAGCTGGCCTGGCTCACCCAGCTGGCCACCATGGCGCCGCTGCGCTGCACCCCGGCCTCCTCCTGGCGGGCGGTCACCACGTAGAGGCCGCCGCTGATGCGGCCCAGGGCCTTGTCGAGATCGCCGTCGAGGCTTTTCATCGCCGCGATCGTGCGGGCCTTGGTGAGCACCTGGCCCAGGTCGGTGCCGGCCTCCTCGAAGCGCAGGTAGTCGTCCCCCTGGGGGATGGTCTTCACCCGCAGCGGATCGAAGGCTTTGCGCAGGCCCAGGCCCTGCAGCTGGGTGCTGAGGGCGTCGATCGGTTCATCGTTGCCGCCGAAGGCGTCGTAGACGCCGGCCAGCTGCTTGCTCTTCAGGGCCGCCAGCAGGGTGCCGATGGCGGTCTGCAGCTCGGCGTCCGGCTCGGCCGGCCAGGTGGGCACCACCACCGCCTTCGCCTCCGACACCAGCGCCGTGAGCTCCTGCGGATCGGTGGCACGCAGATCCACCAGCTGCACCTGGGCCTCGGCCTTGCCGATGCCGTGGGCGATGGCCTGGCTGAGCCGGTCGCAGTAGCCGTACTGGCTCACGTAGCAGACGGCCGCGTAGCTCTCGCCCTTGCTGCGCTGGCTGCTCCAGCTGCGGTAATCGCCGATCCAGCTGCTCAGGTGATGGCGCAGCAGCGGGCCGTGGCCGGTGGCGATCGTGCTGATCTCCGGCAGGCTCTCCATCCGCTTCAGGGCCTGCAGCACGCTGCGGGCGTTGGGGCCCATCAGGCAGTCGTAATAGAAGCGGTAGTCCGGCGCGATGGCGCCGGGATCCACATCGAAGGTGTCCTCCGAGCAGTAGTGCAGGCCGAAGGCATCGCAGGTGTAGAGGATGCCGGTGCCGTGGTCGAAGGAGAAGATCGTGTCCGGCCAGTGCAGGTTGGGCGCACTGAGGAAGGCGAAGCGGTGCTGGATGCCGCTGTCGGGGTTGGTGCCCAGGTCGAGCTCCTCACCCGATTTCACCGCCCGGCTGCGGAAGGGCCGGTGCACCTGGTTCTCGAGGAACTGGATCGCCACCTTCGATCCCACGATCTCGATCTCCGGGTTGAGATCGATCAGGTCGCCGATCAGGCCCGAGTGGTCGGGTTCGGTGTGGCTCACGATCAGGTGATCGATCGCCTTCGGATCGATCTGGCCGGTGAGCAGGGGGATCCAGGTGTCGCGGAACTTGGCGTGGCTGCTGTCGATCAGGGCCGTGCGCTCGCCCCGCACCAGGAAGGCGTTGTAGGTGGTGCCGTTGCGCAGGCCGAACTCGATGTCGAAGCGGCTGCGGTCCCAGTCGAGCGAGCGGATCGTGGTGGTATCCGCCGCGATGGTCTCCAGCTGCAGGCTCAGGCGGGGCGCGGCGGCGGCCGCAGCAGCGTCGGCGGAAGCGGTGCTCCCGGCGGTGGGCGCGGCAACCATGGTCTCCAGCCTCATCAGGGGAGCACGACTGTAAGAACCTGGGCTGGAACTGGACCTGCCCGGCCCCGATGGATTCCTCCGCCCATCCCGCGCCCGCCCTCACCGTCCGGGGCGTGCGGCAGAGCCTGGGGCCCGGCATCCTCCTGGCCGGCGCCTGCATCGGCGGCTCCCATCTGCTCTCCTCCACCACCGCCGGCGCCCGCTTCGGCTTCGCCCTGGTGGGGCTGATCCTGATCACCAACCTGCTCAAG
It encodes the following:
- a CDS encoding diflavin flavoprotein, whose protein sequence is MSSGGDRSVIALPIDAGMVCLRGLSPKRLRFEVEYGLERGTTANAVLFEAGVTDAGQPMPPVLVHPPGASFAGPFLEELRRRVPADAALKVVVGHVNPNRVALLQELARGWPGLMLVASNAGARLLQELWSLRRPAPPGQEAAEAPELPPLPPIDVVKQDASRDLASGHRLTLLPVPTPRWPGGLVAVEESSGLLMSDKFFAAHVAAERFEERSPGLHEEDRRYFYDCLMAPMARQVEAVVERLEELDIRTIAPGHGPAISEGWRSLMADYRRWGESQERSQLSVALLFASAYGNTAAIADALAQGVSRAGVRVESINCEFSPAEQLLGAIRQCDALLIGSPTLGGHAPTPIVAALGTVLAEGDRAKPVGVFGSFGWSGEAIDLLESKLRDGGFRFAFDPIRIKFSPDAPAIKTIEETGTGLARQLRAEQRRRNLSQQRRGGGGLQEVSSDPAMQALGRVVGSLSVLTARKGEGDQALSGAMVASWVSQASFTPPGFTVAVARERAVEALLHVGDRFALNLLAAGRESGTMRRFLKPFPPGADRFAGLELESTANGQPVLPEALAWLEATVQQRMECGDHWLIYAQASQGKVLDGEGTTAVHQRRSGANY
- a CDS encoding diflavin flavoprotein, yielding MVAAPTAGSTASADAAAAAAAPRLSLQLETIAADTTTIRSLDWDRSRFDIEFGLRNGTTYNAFLVRGERTALIDSSHAKFRDTWIPLLTGQIDPKAIDHLIVSHTEPDHSGLIGDLIDLNPEIEIVGSKVAIQFLENQVHRPFRSRAVKSGEELDLGTNPDSGIQHRFAFLSAPNLHWPDTIFSFDHGTGILYTCDAFGLHYCSEDTFDVDPGAIAPDYRFYYDCLMGPNARSVLQALKRMESLPEISTIATGHGPLLRHHLSSWIGDYRSWSSQRSKGESYAAVCYVSQYGYCDRLSQAIAHGIGKAEAQVQLVDLRATDPQELTALVSEAKAVVVPTWPAEPDAELQTAIGTLLAALKSKQLAGVYDAFGGNDEPIDALSTQLQGLGLRKAFDPLRVKTIPQGDDYLRFEEAGTDLGQVLTKARTIAAMKSLDGDLDKALGRISGGLYVVTARQEEAGVQRSGAMVASWVSQASFDPPGLTVAVARDRAIEALMQVGDRFVLNVLRQDNHQALLRHFLRRFPPGADRFAGVNLLEGVAAGGPVLSEALAYLDCRVAQRMEGPDHWIIYAVVERGNVADTQASTAVHHRKVGNHY